The Listeria welshimeri serovar 6b str. SLCC5334 genome has a window encoding:
- the rpsB gene encoding 30S ribosomal protein S2, with protein MPVISMKQLLEAGVHFGHQTRRWNPKMKKYIFTERNGIYIIDLQKTVKKVDEAFNFMREVASDNGTILFVGTKKQAQESVRDEAIRSGQYFVNHRWLGGTLTNFETIQKRIQHLKKIEKMEADGTFEVLPKKEVVLLKKEQEKLERFLGGIKDMKGLPDALFIVDPRKERIAVAEARKLHIPIIGIVDTNCDPDEIDYVIPANDDAIRAVKLLTAKMADAIIEVNQGEELTEAEVAPVEEKAAEETTEA; from the coding sequence ATGCCTGTTATTTCAATGAAACAATTACTCGAAGCAGGAGTTCACTTCGGTCACCAAACACGCCGTTGGAACCCAAAAATGAAGAAATATATCTTCACAGAAAGAAATGGTATTTATATCATTGACCTACAAAAAACAGTGAAAAAAGTAGACGAAGCTTTCAACTTCATGCGTGAAGTAGCTAGCGACAACGGAACTATCCTGTTTGTAGGAACTAAAAAGCAAGCTCAAGAATCCGTTCGCGACGAAGCTATCCGTTCTGGACAATATTTCGTGAATCATCGTTGGTTAGGTGGTACTTTAACTAACTTTGAAACTATTCAAAAACGTATTCAACACCTTAAAAAAATCGAAAAAATGGAAGCTGATGGAACTTTTGAAGTCCTTCCTAAAAAAGAAGTTGTCCTTCTTAAAAAAGAACAAGAAAAACTAGAACGCTTCTTAGGCGGAATCAAAGACATGAAAGGTCTTCCTGATGCACTATTCATCGTTGACCCACGCAAAGAACGTATTGCGGTTGCAGAAGCTCGTAAACTTCATATTCCTATCATCGGTATTGTTGATACAAACTGTGATCCGGATGAAATCGACTACGTAATCCCTGCAAATGATGATGCTATCCGTGCGGTTAAACTTTTAACTGCTAAAATGGCTGACGCTATCATCGAAGTGAACCAAGGGGAAGAGTTAACGGAAGCGGAAGTTGCTCCTGTAGAAGAAAAAGCTGCAGAAGAAACTACTGAAGCATAA
- the tsf gene encoding translation elongation factor Ts has protein sequence MANITAQMVKELREKTGAGMMDCKKALVETEGDMEKAIDYLREKGIAKAAKKSDRVASEGMTHVISNEKHAVVLEVNAETDFVAKNDNFQQLVDALAKQILAVRPDSLEDALKTEMPNGQSVQDYITEAITKIGENISLRRFEVKEKADNSAFGEYIHMNGRIGVLTLLEGTTDTTVAKDVAMHIAAINPKYISRDDVSSEEVAHEKEVLTQQALNEGKPANIVEKMVEGRLKKYLSEISLEDQPFVKNPDITVGEYVKQSGGKVVSFVRFEVGEGIEKKEDNFVEEVMSQVKK, from the coding sequence ATGGCTAATATTACAGCTCAAATGGTAAAAGAATTACGTGAAAAAACTGGTGCTGGTATGATGGATTGTAAAAAAGCGCTTGTAGAAACAGAAGGAGATATGGAAAAAGCAATTGATTATCTTCGTGAAAAAGGAATCGCTAAAGCAGCGAAAAAATCTGATCGTGTAGCTTCTGAAGGTATGACTCATGTAATCAGCAATGAAAAACATGCTGTAGTACTTGAAGTAAATGCTGAAACAGATTTCGTTGCTAAAAACGATAACTTCCAACAATTAGTTGATGCTTTAGCTAAACAAATTCTTGCAGTTCGTCCTGATAGTTTAGAAGATGCACTTAAAACAGAAATGCCTAATGGCCAATCTGTACAAGATTACATTACAGAAGCAATTACAAAAATCGGTGAAAACATTTCCCTTCGTCGTTTTGAAGTAAAAGAAAAAGCAGACAACTCTGCTTTCGGTGAATACATCCACATGAACGGACGTATTGGTGTTCTTACACTTCTTGAAGGAACTACTGATACTACTGTTGCTAAAGATGTTGCAATGCACATCGCTGCAATTAACCCTAAATACATTTCTCGTGATGATGTTTCTTCAGAAGAAGTAGCACACGAAAAAGAAGTATTAACGCAACAAGCATTAAACGAAGGCAAACCAGCTAATATCGTTGAAAAAATGGTAGAAGGCCGTTTGAAAAAATACCTAAGCGAAATTTCCTTAGAAGACCAACCTTTCGTTAAAAACCCAGACATCACAGTAGGCGAATACGTAAAACAAAGCGGTGGTAAAGTAGTATCATTCGTACGTTTTGAAGTAGGCGAAGGAATCGAGAAAAAAGAAGATAACTTTGTTGAAGAAGTTATGAGCCAAGTGAAAAAATAA